One window of Cryptosporangium phraense genomic DNA carries:
- the rpsP gene encoding 30S ribosomal protein S16 — protein sequence MATKIKLLRLGKIRAPHYRIVVADARTKRDGRVIETIGKYHPKEDPSFIEVDSDRAQYWLGVGAQPTEAVAAILRVTGDWQKHKGEAAPPPMKVAAPKADKKEIFNEVARAAADGAPVADATTPKKKAAKKADADDAAAPAES from the coding sequence GTGGCCACCAAGATCAAGTTGCTGCGCCTCGGAAAGATCCGCGCGCCGCACTACCGCATCGTCGTCGCCGACGCCCGCACCAAGCGCGACGGACGGGTCATCGAGACGATCGGTAAGTACCACCCGAAGGAAGACCCGAGCTTCATCGAGGTCGACTCCGACCGGGCGCAGTACTGGCTCGGCGTCGGCGCGCAGCCGACCGAGGCCGTCGCGGCGATCCTCCGGGTCACCGGCGACTGGCAGAAGCACAAGGGCGAGGCCGCCCCGCCGCCGATGAAGGTCGCGGCGCCGAAGGCCGACAAGAAGGAGATCTTCAACGAGGTGGCCCGTGCCGCGGCCGACGGTGCCCCCGTCGCCGACGCGACCACCCCGAAGAAGAAGGCCGCCAAGAAGGCGGACGCCGACGACGCAGCGGCTCCTGCGGAGTCCTGA
- a CDS encoding RNA-binding protein, whose amino-acid sequence MVLPAALEHLVRGIVDNPDDVRVDLVHGRRGKVLEVRVHPEDLGKVIGRNGRTAKALRQVVAGIGGRGVRVDVVETDLR is encoded by the coding sequence GTGGTCCTGCCCGCAGCGCTGGAACACCTCGTCCGGGGCATCGTCGACAACCCGGACGACGTCCGGGTCGACCTGGTGCACGGGCGCCGGGGCAAGGTGCTCGAGGTTCGGGTCCACCCGGAGGATCTCGGCAAGGTGATCGGCCGCAACGGCCGTACCGCGAAGGCTCTGCGCCAGGTGGTCGCCGGTATCGGTGGCCGCGGGGTGCGGGTCGACGTGGTCGAGACCGACCTGCGCTGA
- a CDS encoding amidohydrolase family protein: MTALHLRGVVLPDDVERDVWVVGGRLTFEPVPGASTVASGGFLLPGLVDAHCHPGIAPGGPVTEVAEAKRLALIDRDAGVLTIRDAGSPIDYRELDDDPDMPRLIRAGRHLAPPRRYMPGLAVECTPAEFVAQAAVQARAGHGWIKIVGDWIDRGAGDLGPTYDDSTFAAAVAAAHDAGARVAVHTFSEAALPGLVAAGVDSIEHGTGLSLDLIDDLASRGTALVPTMTNILTFSDIAEKAQPKFPEYAEHMRRLQAGFPAVVRAAYEAGVPIYVGTDAGGGVAHGLAASEMLLLADAGMSPLDVLAAGSWGAREWLGLPGLEEGGLADICVYPEDPRQDLGVLKAPTRMVLRGRVIA; encoded by the coding sequence GTGACGGCACTTCATCTGCGGGGCGTGGTACTGCCGGACGACGTCGAGCGGGACGTCTGGGTCGTCGGCGGCCGGCTGACGTTCGAACCGGTGCCCGGGGCGTCCACGGTGGCGTCGGGCGGGTTCCTGCTGCCCGGGCTCGTCGACGCGCACTGCCACCCGGGGATCGCGCCGGGTGGCCCGGTGACCGAGGTCGCCGAGGCCAAGCGGCTCGCGCTGATCGACCGGGACGCCGGCGTGCTGACGATCCGCGACGCGGGTTCGCCGATCGACTACCGCGAGCTCGACGACGACCCCGACATGCCCCGGCTGATCCGGGCCGGCCGGCACCTCGCCCCGCCGCGCCGGTACATGCCGGGCCTGGCCGTCGAGTGCACGCCGGCCGAGTTCGTGGCGCAGGCCGCGGTGCAGGCCAGGGCCGGGCACGGCTGGATCAAGATCGTCGGCGACTGGATCGACCGCGGTGCCGGTGACCTCGGCCCGACCTACGACGATTCGACGTTCGCGGCCGCCGTCGCCGCGGCCCACGACGCCGGGGCCCGGGTCGCCGTGCACACGTTCAGCGAGGCGGCCCTGCCCGGACTGGTCGCGGCCGGCGTCGACTCGATCGAGCACGGCACCGGCCTGTCGCTGGACCTGATCGACGACCTGGCCTCGCGGGGAACGGCCCTGGTGCCGACGATGACGAACATCCTGACGTTCAGCGACATCGCCGAGAAGGCCCAGCCGAAGTTCCCGGAGTACGCCGAGCACATGCGTCGGCTGCAGGCCGGCTTCCCGGCCGTGGTGCGGGCCGCGTACGAGGCCGGCGTGCCGATCTACGTGGGCACCGACGCCGGCGGGGGAGTGGCCCACGGCCTGGCCGCCTCCGAGATGCTGCTGCTGGCCGACGCCGGGATGTCGCCGCTGGACGTGCTGGCGGCCGGCTCCTGGGGCGCCCGCGAGTGGCTCGGCCTGCCCGGCCTGGAAGAGGGCGGCCTGGCCGACATCTGCGTCTACCCGGAGGACCCCCGCCAGGACCTCGGCGTGCTGAAGGCTCCCACCCGGATGGTCCTCCGGGGCCGGGTCATCGCCTGA
- the trmD gene encoding tRNA (guanosine(37)-N1)-methyltransferase TrmD translates to MKIDVVSIFPGYLAPLRESLIGKAVSRGLIEVGVHDLRTWTSDVHRTVDDSPYGGGPGMLMRPEPWGLALDALAPLGGPQPRLVVPTPAGRPFTQALARELSAEPWLLFACGRYEGIDSRVAAYAADRMVVDEVSLGDYVLAGGEVAVLVMVEAIGRLLPGVLGNAASHEQDSFSDGLLEGPAYTRPEVWRGLPVPEVLLSGHHAGIARWRRDESLRRTAQRRPELLGAVSLDDADRAVLEQAGFPVTPKDVAQ, encoded by the coding sequence GTGAAGATCGACGTCGTTTCGATCTTCCCGGGGTACCTGGCCCCGCTGCGGGAGTCGTTGATCGGCAAGGCCGTCTCGCGCGGCCTCATCGAGGTCGGGGTGCACGACCTGCGGACCTGGACGTCGGACGTCCACCGGACGGTGGACGACTCGCCGTACGGCGGCGGCCCCGGGATGCTGATGCGCCCGGAGCCGTGGGGCCTGGCCCTGGACGCGCTGGCTCCTCTCGGGGGGCCGCAGCCGCGGCTGGTGGTCCCGACGCCCGCCGGCCGTCCGTTCACCCAGGCGTTGGCTCGCGAGCTCTCGGCCGAGCCCTGGTTGCTGTTCGCCTGCGGACGCTACGAGGGCATCGATTCGCGGGTGGCCGCGTATGCCGCCGACCGGATGGTGGTCGACGAGGTCAGCCTCGGCGACTACGTGCTGGCCGGCGGTGAGGTCGCGGTACTGGTGATGGTGGAGGCGATCGGGCGGCTGCTCCCCGGCGTGCTGGGGAACGCGGCCTCGCACGAGCAGGACTCGTTCTCCGACGGCCTGCTCGAGGGCCCGGCCTACACGCGTCCGGAAGTGTGGCGGGGTCTTCCGGTGCCGGAGGTGCTGCTGTCCGGGCACCACGCGGGGATCGCCCGCTGGCGCCGGGACGAGTCGCTCCGGCGCACGGCGCAACGGCGTCCGGAGTTGCTGGGCGCGGTTTCGCTGGATGACGCGGATCGTGCCGTGCTGGAGCAAGCCGGGTTTCCGGTTACTCCAAAAGATGTGGCACAGTAG
- the rplS gene encoding 50S ribosomal protein L19 yields MNTLDELDAATLRSDIPAFRPGDTLKVHVRVVEGNRSRIQVFQGAVIRRQGSGARETFTVRKVSFGVGVERTFPVHTPVIEKIEVVTRGDVRRAKLYYLRGLRGKAAKIKEKRETAGA; encoded by the coding sequence ATGAACACCCTGGATGAACTGGACGCCGCGACGCTGCGTTCCGACATCCCGGCCTTCCGGCCCGGCGACACCCTCAAGGTGCACGTGCGGGTCGTCGAGGGCAACCGGTCCCGTATCCAGGTGTTCCAGGGTGCGGTGATCCGGCGGCAGGGTTCCGGCGCCCGCGAGACCTTCACGGTCCGCAAGGTCAGCTTCGGTGTCGGCGTGGAGCGCACCTTCCCGGTGCACACCCCGGTCATCGAGAAGATCGAGGTCGTCACCAGGGGTGACGTCCGGCGCGCCAAGCTCTACTACCTCCGTGGTCTGCGCGGCAAGGCCGCCAAGATCAAGGAGAAGCGCGAGACGGCTGGAGCCTGA
- the ffh gene encoding signal recognition particle protein, translating into MFDTLSDRLSAVFTSLRSKGRLTDADLDKSMREIRVALLEADVALPVVKAFTQSVKNRARGSEVHQALNPAQQVVKIVNEELIGILGGETRRLRYAKTPPTVILLAGLQGAGKTTLAGKLALWLRKQGHTPILVAADLQRPNAVQQLQVVGQRAGVEVFAPEPGSGVGDPVKVARDSIEFARRQQHDIVVVDTAGRLGIDADMMAQAVAIRDAVQPDEILFVVDAMVGQDAVNTAQAFKDGVGFDGVVLTKLDGDARGGAALSVRHITGEPIMFASSGEKLEDFDVFHPDRMASRILGMGDMLTLIEQAEGVFDAEQQQRMSEKMLGEGDFTLDDFLEQMVAVKKMGPISNVLGMLPGMNQMKGQLDNLDDKHFDRVAAVIRSMTPLERQDPKIINGSRRLRIANGSGTTVTDVNQLVERFFEARKMMRQMSSQLGFGGGMRRGGSSKKGKGKKGRKGGGGGGRPRQQLPGGFPGGFPGALPAEPPAAAPEALPGGFEMPKIDFSKLPKK; encoded by the coding sequence ATGTTCGACACGCTTTCCGACCGGCTCTCCGCCGTCTTCACTTCGCTTCGCTCGAAGGGGCGTCTGACCGACGCCGATCTCGACAAGTCCATGCGGGAAATCCGGGTGGCGCTGCTCGAGGCGGACGTCGCACTGCCGGTCGTGAAGGCGTTCACCCAGTCGGTGAAGAACCGGGCCCGCGGCTCCGAGGTGCACCAGGCGCTGAACCCGGCCCAGCAGGTCGTCAAGATCGTCAACGAGGAGCTCATCGGCATCCTCGGTGGCGAGACCCGGCGGCTGCGCTACGCCAAGACGCCGCCGACCGTGATTCTGCTGGCCGGTCTGCAGGGTGCCGGTAAGACGACGCTGGCCGGCAAGCTCGCGCTCTGGCTGCGCAAGCAGGGGCACACGCCGATCCTGGTGGCCGCCGACCTCCAGCGCCCGAACGCGGTGCAGCAGCTCCAGGTCGTCGGGCAGCGGGCCGGCGTCGAGGTGTTCGCGCCCGAGCCGGGTAGCGGCGTCGGCGACCCGGTGAAGGTGGCCCGCGACTCGATCGAGTTCGCTCGTCGGCAGCAGCACGACATCGTCGTCGTCGACACCGCCGGTCGGCTCGGTATCGACGCCGACATGATGGCCCAGGCCGTTGCGATCCGGGACGCGGTGCAGCCGGACGAGATCCTGTTCGTCGTCGACGCGATGGTCGGTCAGGACGCGGTCAACACGGCCCAGGCGTTCAAGGACGGCGTCGGGTTCGACGGCGTCGTGCTGACCAAGCTGGACGGTGACGCCCGCGGTGGTGCCGCGCTCTCCGTGCGGCACATCACCGGCGAGCCGATCATGTTCGCGTCCTCGGGCGAGAAGCTCGAGGACTTTGACGTCTTCCACCCCGACCGGATGGCGTCCCGCATCCTCGGCATGGGCGACATGCTGACGCTCATCGAGCAGGCCGAAGGCGTGTTCGACGCCGAGCAGCAGCAGCGCATGAGCGAGAAGATGCTCGGCGAGGGCGACTTCACGCTCGACGACTTCCTCGAGCAGATGGTCGCGGTCAAGAAGATGGGCCCGATCAGCAACGTGCTCGGGATGCTGCCCGGCATGAACCAGATGAAGGGCCAGCTCGACAACCTCGACGACAAGCACTTCGACCGGGTCGCCGCGGTGATCCGCTCGATGACGCCGCTGGAGCGCCAAGACCCGAAGATCATCAACGGGTCGCGCCGGCTGCGTATCGCGAACGGGTCGGGCACCACCGTCACCGACGTGAACCAGCTGGTCGAGCGGTTCTTCGAGGCGCGCAAGATGATGCGCCAGATGTCGAGCCAGCTCGGGTTCGGCGGCGGGATGCGCCGGGGTGGCTCGTCGAAGAAGGGCAAGGGCAAGAAGGGGCGCAAGGGCGGGGGCGGTGGCGGTCGTCCGCGTCAGCAGCTGCCCGGTGGGTTCCCGGGCGGGTTCCCGGGGGCCCTGCCGGCCGAGCCGCCGGCCGCGGCGCCGGAGGCCCTGCCTGGCGGGTTCGAGATGCCGAAGATCGACTTCTCCAAGCTGCCCAAAAAATGA
- a CDS encoding VWA domain-containing protein → MSRRLWPWVAGGVGAVLAATAGFAGVRMAADDDGRACGERTVRITVAAALDQAPALQTIADNWQRTGPTVAGACPDVRIIATRSAEVAANLGEIEAAGGSADSADERPEPLSPSESAAAAAAEVVSASKRPTIWAPDSRAWAELASTRPDAAALLPEGAPSVAVSPVVIAAAKGAEAALGGPSAVSWPGVLRRIAAGRGTLRLGMTDPTESTAALLTLMSLADANGDGTSSPAEIAGPLALERTTRTYAVGVDALAAQMWPGEWAGSATGSRLSLFPATEQEILRLARIKGTPPLVPLYPAEGVAVADHPFYVLDGAWVTADQRAVATAFRDVVLGSAGRAAYGAAGFRDRDGTLGALASVPLTAGAPLTAEPRTRALPDVATLTGVLVRWRALRRPANVIAAVDTSGSMTEKVPGLPITKLDAFRQAGIQAVRLFNDRSRLGLWEFSSNLSGTRDYRVVVPVRTMAEQVGPVSQRETIVAATNRLRPHSATGLYDTIDAAYRAVQGSWRPDQQNILVVMTDGRNEDRTGLSLPQLLARLRSTMTPAKPITVLAIAYGSGADVEALQRVTAVTGGRTFVSRNPADIGAVLLSAMVNR, encoded by the coding sequence GTGTCCAGGAGGCTGTGGCCCTGGGTCGCCGGTGGGGTCGGTGCGGTGCTCGCCGCGACCGCGGGTTTCGCGGGCGTGCGGATGGCCGCCGACGACGACGGGCGGGCCTGCGGAGAGCGGACGGTGCGGATCACGGTCGCCGCCGCGCTCGATCAGGCGCCCGCATTACAGACGATCGCCGACAACTGGCAGCGCACCGGGCCGACGGTGGCCGGTGCCTGCCCGGACGTCCGGATCATCGCGACGCGGTCGGCCGAGGTGGCGGCGAACCTCGGCGAGATCGAGGCGGCCGGAGGGTCGGCCGATTCGGCCGACGAGCGGCCCGAGCCGCTGTCACCGTCCGAGTCGGCCGCGGCCGCGGCGGCCGAGGTGGTCTCCGCGTCCAAGCGGCCGACGATCTGGGCGCCGGACTCCCGGGCCTGGGCCGAGCTGGCCAGCACCCGCCCGGACGCGGCCGCGCTGCTGCCCGAGGGCGCGCCCAGCGTCGCGGTCTCGCCGGTGGTCATCGCGGCCGCGAAGGGCGCCGAGGCCGCGCTCGGCGGGCCGTCGGCGGTCTCCTGGCCGGGCGTGCTGCGACGGATCGCGGCCGGCCGCGGGACGCTGCGGCTCGGGATGACCGACCCCACCGAGTCCACCGCCGCCCTGCTGACGCTGATGTCGCTGGCCGACGCGAACGGCGACGGCACGTCGTCGCCGGCCGAGATCGCCGGACCGCTGGCCCTCGAGCGGACGACCCGCACCTACGCGGTGGGCGTGGACGCGCTGGCCGCGCAGATGTGGCCGGGCGAGTGGGCCGGGAGCGCGACCGGGTCCCGGCTGTCGCTGTTCCCGGCGACCGAGCAGGAGATCCTGCGGCTGGCCCGAATCAAGGGCACGCCGCCGCTCGTCCCGCTGTACCCGGCCGAGGGCGTCGCCGTGGCCGACCACCCGTTCTACGTGCTCGACGGGGCCTGGGTCACGGCCGACCAGCGTGCCGTCGCCACCGCGTTCCGGGACGTCGTCCTGGGTAGCGCGGGCCGGGCCGCGTACGGCGCGGCCGGGTTCCGGGACCGGGACGGGACGCTCGGCGCGCTCGCCTCCGTGCCGCTGACCGCGGGCGCCCCGCTGACCGCGGAGCCGCGCACCCGGGCGTTACCGGACGTGGCCACGCTGACCGGCGTCCTCGTGCGCTGGCGGGCGCTGCGCCGGCCGGCGAACGTGATCGCCGCGGTCGACACGTCCGGCTCGATGACCGAGAAGGTGCCGGGTCTGCCGATCACCAAGCTCGACGCGTTCCGTCAGGCCGGCATCCAGGCGGTGCGGCTGTTCAACGACCGGTCGCGGCTCGGGTTGTGGGAGTTCTCCTCGAACCTGTCGGGAACGCGCGACTACCGCGTGGTGGTGCCGGTCCGGACGATGGCCGAGCAGGTCGGGCCGGTGTCCCAGCGGGAGACGATCGTCGCCGCCACCAACCGCCTACGACCGCACAGCGCGACCGGGCTCTACGACACGATCGACGCCGCCTACCGCGCCGTGCAGGGCAGCTGGCGGCCCGACCAGCAGAACATCCTGGTCGTGATGACCGACGGCCGGAACGAGGACCGGACCGGGCTGAGCCTGCCCCAGTTGCTCGCCCGGCTGCGGTCGACGATGACGCCCGCGAAGCCGATCACGGTGCTGGCCATCGCCTACGGCTCCGGCGCCGACGTCGAGGCGCTGCAGCGGGTGACGGCGGTGACCGGCGGCCGGACGTTCGTCTCGCGCAATCCGGCCGACATCGGTGCGGTCCTGCTGTCCGCGATGGTCAACCGGTAG
- a CDS encoding DUF402 domain-containing protein, with protein sequence MPFEPGRTALVRHCRGGLIQAVRPCLVVSDDADGVLLWLPRDTPTRTSLFADGRPVRDVPLEERFTRPWHTGPGVWSGTSVLEWIPPGEPWHTVYWFFDGAGRFRNWYVNVETPPVRWSGGFDSDDLELDVVVAPDRSCVLKDEDELEAAVAAGDLSARVAERTRLEASAAIDAATAGRPPFDGRWTDFRPDPAWPRPQLPADWDHPVVSTSAEGRFGASAADLAE encoded by the coding sequence ATGCCGTTCGAGCCGGGCCGGACCGCGCTGGTCCGGCACTGCCGGGGTGGCCTGATCCAGGCGGTCCGGCCGTGCCTGGTCGTCTCCGACGACGCCGACGGCGTGCTGCTCTGGCTGCCCCGGGACACGCCGACGCGGACCTCGCTGTTCGCCGACGGACGCCCGGTGCGTGACGTGCCGCTGGAGGAGCGCTTCACCCGGCCCTGGCACACCGGGCCGGGCGTCTGGAGCGGTACCAGCGTGCTCGAGTGGATCCCGCCGGGCGAACCCTGGCACACCGTGTACTGGTTCTTCGACGGCGCCGGCCGGTTCCGGAACTGGTACGTGAACGTCGAGACGCCTCCGGTTCGCTGGTCGGGCGGCTTCGACTCGGACGACCTGGAGCTGGACGTCGTCGTCGCCCCGGACCGGTCGTGCGTCCTGAAGGACGAGGACGAGCTGGAGGCGGCGGTGGCGGCCGGGGACCTGTCGGCGCGCGTCGCCGAGCGGACCCGGCTGGAGGCGTCGGCGGCGATCGACGCGGCCACCGCGGGCCGCCCGCCGTTCGACGGCCGCTGGACCGATTTCCGGCCGGACCCGGCCTGGCCGCGCCCGCAGCTCCCGGCCGACTGGGACCATCCAGTGGTCTCGACGTCGGCCGAAGGCCGATTCGGAGCATCGGCCGCGGATCTGGCAGAATAG
- a CDS encoding NTP pyrophosphohydrolase produces MTLVVDGANVVGSVPDGWWRDRRGAATRLRDALVPVAAAGLPGLPGPVRVVLVVEGAARGVAAVDGVEVVSAPGSGDDTIVEVAAAAVADGPAWVVTADRGLRERVRAVGADVLGPRSVPRK; encoded by the coding sequence ATGACCCTCGTGGTCGACGGCGCCAACGTCGTCGGCTCGGTTCCCGACGGGTGGTGGCGTGACCGGCGCGGGGCGGCCACCCGGCTGCGCGACGCGCTGGTACCCGTCGCGGCGGCCGGCCTGCCCGGGCTGCCCGGCCCGGTGCGCGTCGTGCTGGTCGTCGAGGGTGCAGCGCGGGGCGTCGCCGCGGTCGACGGCGTCGAGGTGGTGTCGGCGCCGGGGTCCGGCGACGACACGATCGTCGAGGTGGCCGCGGCCGCGGTCGCGGACGGCCCGGCCTGGGTGGTGACCGCCGACCGCGGGCTCCGCGAGCGCGTCCGGGCGGTCGGGGCCGACGTGCTCGGCCCCCGGTCGGTGCCGCGGAAGTGA
- the proS gene encoding proline--tRNA ligase, protein MAKAPVLTPQGEDFPRWYQDVIAKAELADNGPVRGTMVIRPTGYALWERMQREMDDRIKAAGAQNAYFPLFIPESYLRKEAEHVEGFSPELAVVTHAGGKQLEEPVVVRPTSETIINASFSKWVQSYRDLPLLVNAWANVVRWEMRPRVFLRTTEFLWQEGHTCHATQDDARAYARGILHGAYEDFMVNVLAMPVVVGRKTARERFAGAINTMTLEGMMRDGKALQMGTSHELGQNFAKAFDVQYLSAEGQREYVWQTSWGTSTRMVGGLIMGHGDDNGLRLPPRLAPTQAVVMVVKDGEGVGEASAKLVAELRGAGVRVALDDRTDTPFGRRAVDAELKGVPIRVEVGPRDLAEGNVTLVRRIPGTKTPTAVGATATAVTAALVEDQQALYDEALARREDRTADVTTVEDAIDAAATGWARIPWATLAEGGEARLAQEAITVRCLIRADGSVPESDTEADVVAVVGRSY, encoded by the coding sequence ATGGCCAAGGCTCCTGTTCTCACCCCGCAGGGTGAGGACTTTCCCCGGTGGTACCAGGACGTGATCGCGAAGGCCGAGTTGGCCGACAACGGGCCGGTCCGCGGCACGATGGTGATCCGACCGACCGGGTACGCGCTGTGGGAACGGATGCAGCGCGAGATGGACGACCGCATCAAGGCGGCCGGCGCCCAGAACGCGTACTTCCCGCTCTTCATCCCGGAGTCCTACCTCCGCAAGGAGGCCGAGCACGTCGAGGGCTTCAGCCCCGAGCTCGCGGTCGTCACCCACGCCGGCGGCAAGCAGCTCGAGGAACCGGTCGTCGTCCGCCCCACCTCCGAGACGATCATCAACGCGTCGTTCTCGAAGTGGGTCCAGTCGTACCGCGACCTGCCGCTGCTGGTGAACGCGTGGGCGAACGTCGTGCGCTGGGAGATGCGCCCCCGGGTGTTCCTGCGCACGACCGAGTTCCTCTGGCAGGAGGGCCACACCTGCCACGCGACCCAGGACGACGCCCGCGCCTACGCCCGCGGGATCCTGCACGGCGCGTACGAGGACTTCATGGTCAACGTCCTCGCGATGCCGGTCGTCGTCGGCCGGAAGACGGCCCGCGAGCGGTTCGCCGGCGCGATCAACACGATGACGCTCGAAGGCATGATGCGCGACGGCAAGGCCCTCCAGATGGGCACCAGTCACGAGCTCGGCCAGAACTTCGCCAAGGCGTTCGACGTGCAGTACTTGTCCGCCGAGGGCCAGCGCGAGTACGTCTGGCAGACGTCCTGGGGTACGTCCACCCGCATGGTCGGCGGGCTGATCATGGGCCACGGCGACGACAACGGGCTGCGGCTGCCGCCCCGGCTCGCCCCGACCCAGGCCGTCGTCATGGTGGTGAAGGACGGCGAGGGCGTCGGTGAGGCGTCGGCCAAGCTCGTCGCCGAGTTGCGCGGGGCGGGCGTCCGCGTCGCTCTGGACGACCGGACCGACACCCCGTTCGGTCGGCGCGCCGTCGACGCCGAGCTCAAGGGCGTCCCCATTCGGGTGGAGGTCGGTCCGCGCGACCTGGCGGAAGGGAACGTGACCCTGGTCCGGCGGATCCCGGGGACGAAGACCCCGACGGCGGTGGGGGCGACCGCGACCGCGGTCACGGCGGCGCTGGTCGAAGACCAGCAGGCCCTCTACGACGAGGCGCTCGCGCGCCGCGAGGACCGGACCGCGGACGTGACGACGGTCGAGGACGCGATCGACGCGGCCGCCACCGGGTGGGCGCGTATCCCCTGGGCGACGCTCGCCGAGGGCGGCGAGGCCCGGCTGGCCCAGGAGGCGATCACGGTCCGGTGCCTGATCCGCGCGGACGGGTCGGTGCCGGAGTCGGACACCGAAGCAGACGTGGTCGCGGTCGTCGGCCGGTCGTACTGA
- a CDS encoding MFS transporter, whose translation MSFGPLVGSPGVGDAEGVVNTRKIHRAWLVAGVAFIALVGAAAFRAAPSVLILPLQQEFGWSTADISLAVTVNLVLFGLTAPFAAALIQKLGLRWVTAAALLLVAAGAAATVGMTARWQLVLCWGVLVGLGTGSMALVFAASVADRWFVARRGLVIGVLTAGSATGQLIFLPPIAALADSQGWRAASLAIAACALAVVPLVVLFLRDAPEDVGLTRYGTDEPSPERPSTGAARSAFAGLATGVRSGTFWLLVGGFAICGASSNGLVGTHLVPAAHDHGLPTTAAASLLAVIGIFDIVGTIASGWLTDRYDPRLLLLAYYGLRGASLLLLPALLPSLGHGVGPSMLVFIVFYGLDWVATVPPTVALARQTFGAQAPVVFGWIFASHQLGAALMASGAGWIRDTFGTYTPAWYAAGALCLLAATLSVGVGRGSGAATLKGKDLSPAVSAAAAT comes from the coding sequence ATGTCCTTCGGGCCACTGGTTGGAAGCCCGGGCGTCGGTGACGCTGAGGGCGTGGTCAACACCCGCAAGATCCATCGCGCCTGGCTGGTCGCCGGCGTCGCGTTCATCGCTCTGGTCGGCGCGGCCGCGTTCCGGGCCGCGCCGAGCGTGCTCATCCTGCCGCTGCAGCAGGAGTTCGGCTGGTCGACGGCCGACATCTCGCTCGCGGTCACGGTCAACCTCGTGCTGTTCGGGCTCACCGCGCCGTTCGCGGCCGCGCTGATCCAGAAGCTCGGCCTGCGCTGGGTCACCGCGGCCGCGCTGCTGCTGGTCGCGGCCGGTGCGGCGGCCACGGTCGGGATGACCGCCCGCTGGCAGCTCGTGCTCTGCTGGGGCGTCCTGGTCGGGCTGGGCACCGGATCGATGGCGCTCGTGTTCGCGGCCAGCGTGGCCGACCGCTGGTTCGTCGCCCGCCGGGGCCTGGTCATCGGCGTCCTCACCGCGGGCAGCGCCACCGGGCAGCTGATCTTCCTGCCGCCGATCGCCGCGCTGGCCGACTCCCAGGGCTGGCGGGCCGCCTCGCTGGCCATCGCCGCCTGCGCGCTGGCGGTGGTTCCGCTGGTGGTCCTGTTCCTGCGTGACGCGCCCGAGGACGTCGGGCTGACTCGGTACGGCACCGACGAGCCGAGCCCGGAACGGCCGAGCACCGGAGCGGCCCGGTCGGCGTTCGCCGGGCTCGCCACCGGCGTCCGCAGTGGGACTTTCTGGCTGTTGGTCGGCGGGTTCGCGATCTGCGGAGCGTCGTCCAACGGGTTGGTGGGAACCCACCTCGTACCGGCGGCGCACGACCACGGGCTGCCTACGACGGCGGCCGCGAGCCTGCTCGCGGTCATCGGGATCTTCGACATCGTCGGGACGATCGCGTCCGGCTGGCTGACCGACCGGTACGACCCGCGGCTGCTCCTGCTGGCCTACTACGGGCTGCGCGGAGCGTCGTTGCTGCTGCTCCCGGCGTTGCTGCCGTCGCTGGGGCACGGGGTGGGGCCGTCGATGCTGGTGTTCATCGTGTTCTACGGGCTGGACTGGGTGGCCACCGTGCCGCCGACCGTCGCGCTGGCCCGGCAGACGTTCGGCGCCCAGGCGCCGGTGGTCTTCGGCTGGATCTTCGCGTCGCACCAGCTCGGGGCGGCCCTGATGGCGTCGGGTGCGGGCTGGATCCGCGACACGTTCGGCACCTACACGCCGGCCTGGTACGCGGCCGGTGCGCTGTGCCTTCTCGCCGCCACTCTCTCGGTCGGCGTCGGACGTGGTAGCGGGGCGGCTACGCTCAAGGGGAAGGATCTGAGCCCTGCCGTCAGCGCTGCGGCCGCCACCTGA
- the rimM gene encoding ribosome maturation factor RimM (Essential for efficient processing of 16S rRNA), which yields MQLVVGRVGRAHGIRGDVFVEVRTDDPDDRFAEGSVLATDPADAGPLTVSDARWHSGKLVVHFSGFDDRNAGERLRGVLLVVDSDDLPPSDDPDEFHDYELVGLSAFTVSGAALGSVVDVVHSAAGEILVLSVDGAERLVPFVREMVPTIDVPGGRVVIDPPEGLFEL from the coding sequence ATGCAGCTGGTGGTGGGGCGGGTCGGTCGTGCCCACGGCATCCGCGGCGACGTGTTCGTCGAGGTCCGTACCGACGATCCGGATGATCGGTTCGCGGAGGGGTCGGTGCTGGCCACCGACCCCGCCGACGCCGGTCCGCTGACGGTCTCGGACGCCCGGTGGCACTCCGGCAAGCTCGTGGTGCACTTCTCCGGGTTCGACGACCGGAACGCCGGCGAGCGGCTGAGGGGCGTACTGCTGGTCGTCGATTCCGACGACCTGCCCCCGTCGGACGATCCGGACGAGTTCCACGACTACGAACTGGTGGGGCTTTCCGCCTTCACCGTGTCGGGCGCTGCTCTCGGATCGGTCGTGGACGTGGTGCACAGCGCCGCGGGCGAGATCCTCGTGCTCTCGGTCGACGGGGCCGAGCGGCTGGTGCCGTTCGTCCGGGAGATGGTGCCGACCATCGACGTGCCCGGCGGCCGGGTCGTGATCGACCCGCCGGAGGGGCTGTTCGAGCTGTGA